The Papaver somniferum cultivar HN1 unplaced genomic scaffold, ASM357369v1 unplaced-scaffold_107, whole genome shotgun sequence genome includes a region encoding these proteins:
- the LOC113328116 gene encoding F-box/kelch-repeat protein At3g06240-like, producing MDNLNNLPAEIISDVLTCLPAETVLDCKLVSKTWRDLIKHPLFYKMHTNRLINHSATAAYSTDSGKLGFLALAQDKKLYYFEYVENHNKPIDNFKKISLTPPIQNYKYNYVGSFNGLICLRAVGENICMYNPMTKEYVFLPQPTINFYRIKQRWFGFGYLPSTGEYKVVLMYKVPKFVEVIVYTLGSGNGWRNIGQFKLEFNYVYEGHGVFVNGALHWMHNARARRMILVFDLADEKFCEHLSPPLVPIACNYLVLGVLGGFLFCADRHFCSVSRQYVSSDIWVYKKNNDNYSMKELDEHRSLGWSKVFTNVYSIPLAFTKSGDVLTYSLSFLSIYDAKSSTLKKILVPFKEQFCQISPHRNTFGSLKELGEGNAKTVESVKTKKRKSRDYA from the coding sequence ATGGATAATTTAAACAATCTTCCGGCAGAGATCATATCGGATGTTCTTACTTGTTTACCGGCTGAAACAGTTCTGGATTGCAAATTGGTATCCAAGACATGGAGAGACCTCATTAAGCATCCACTGTTCTATAAGATGCACACAAATCGTCTCATCAATCATTCTGCAACAGCAGCTTATTCTACTGATTCCGGTAAGCTGGGTTTTCTTGCCTTGGCCCAGGATAAAAAGCTCTACTATTTTGAATATGTTGAGAATCATAATAAACCCATTGATAATTTCAAAAAGATCAGTCTAACACCTCCAATCCAGAACTATAAATATAACTATGTTGGTTCGTTTAATGGTTTGATATGTCTACGGGCTGTGGGAGAGAATATTTGTATGTATAACCCTATGACAAAAGAGTACGTTTTTCTTCCTCAACCTACGATTAATTTTTATCGGATTAAGCAAAGGTGGTTTGGATTTGGTTATCTGCCTTCAACCGGTGAGTACAAAGTTGTTTTAATGTATAAGGTGCCCAAGTTTGTAGAGGTTATTGTTTACACCCTTGGCAGTGGAAATGGCTGGAGAAACATTGGACAATTCAAGCTTGAATTTAACTATGTTTACGAAGGACATGGAGTCTTTGtgaatggagctcttcattggatGCACAATGCAAGAGCAAGAAGGATGATTCTGGTCTTTGATTTGGCTGATGAAAAATTTTGTGAGCATCTTTCACCACCTCTTGTGCCAATAGCGTGCAACTATTTAGTATTAGGAGTTTTGGGTGGGTTTTTATTCTGTGCAGATAGACATTTCTGCTCAGTTAGTAGACAGTACGTGTCTTCTGACATATGGGTATACAAAAAGAATAATGATAATTATTCCATGAAAGAGCTGGATGAACACCGTTCACTGGGTTGGAGTAAAGTGTTTACTAATGTATATAGCATACCATTAGCATTTACGAAGAGCGGCGATGTCTTAACTTACAGTTTGAGCTTTCTCAGTATTTATGACGCAAAATCTTCTACCTTGAAAAAGATATTGGTGCCTTTTAAGGAGCAATTTTGTCAAATTTCCCCTCACAGGAATACGTTTGGTTCGTTGAAAGAACTAGGAGAAGGAAATGCAAAAACAGTGGAGTCAGTTAAAACTAAGAAGCGAAAAAGCCGTGATTATGCATGA
- the LOC113328120 gene encoding uncharacterized protein LOC113328120 — protein MVYTPGSRNGWRNIGKFYLKFDNLNNKPAGIFVNGALHWMHKKAEMILVFDLANETFVEHLAAPPLPTDGSLDFGVVGGVLFCAHRYFCSVTKQFSCYNIWLYKKKIDNYNMKEHQSLGWSLEFTAACHRPLAFTKSGDVLGYSSSLLEVYDPKTLTSKVLVEFKQLFCQVFAHKRSFVSLKDLGEESTKIVQSV, from the coding sequence ATGGTTTACACTCCTGGCAGCCGCAATGGTTGGAGAAACATTGGAAAATTCTATCTTAAATTTGATAATCTTAATAATAAACCTGCTGGAATATTTGTGAATGGAGCTCTTCACTGGATGCACAAAAAAGCAGAGATGATTCTGGTCTTCGATTTGGCTAATGAGACCTTTGTTGAACATCTTGCAGCACCTCCTTTGCCAACGGACGGTTCTTTAGATTTTGGAGTTGTGGGTGGGGTTTTATTTTGTGCGCATAGATATTTCTGTTCAGTCACTAAACAGTTCTCATGTTATAATATATGGCTATACAAAAAGAAGATAGATAATTATAATATGAAAGAACACCAGTCATTGGGTTGGAGCCTAGAGTTTACAGCTGCTTGTCACAGGCCGTTAGCATTTACTAAGAGTGGTGATGTCTTAGGTTACAGTTCCAGCCTTCTCGAGGTCTATGACCCAAAAACTTTAACCTCTAAAGTACTGGTGGAGTTTAAGCAACTATTTTGTCAAGTATTCGCTCACAAGAGAAGTTTTGTTTCTTTAAAAGACCTAGGGGAAGAAAGTACAAAAATAGTGCAGTCAGTATAA
- the LOC113328115 gene encoding F-box/kelch-repeat protein At3g06240-like, translating into MDNLNNLPSEIISDVLTRLPAQSVLDGKLVSKIWRDLIKHPLFYKMHTNRLINHSATSAYSTDSGEFGFLALAENKKFYYFEYFGNRKRPIRISLTPPIQYYEYTYVGSFNGLICLRGVGENICIYNPMTKEYVFLPHHKIDLNRIDQRWSGFGYLPSTNEYKVVLMYKVPKFVVVMVYTLGSGNGWRTIGEFKLKSDYVFRGNGVFANGALYWMHREKRTILVFDLADEMFRDHLSTPPLPTDSSLGSFGGFLFSAHGCFNQVTKKYMCSELWLYKKKNDNYHAKEQDQHQSFGWTKDLMAAANIPLVLKKSGWVSVFPHKNTFVSLEDLGEEGAQIMQR; encoded by the coding sequence ATGGATAATTTAAACAATCTTCCATCAGAGATCATATCGGATGTTCTTACTCGTTTACCCGCTCAATCAGTTCTAGATGGCAAATTGGTATCCAAGATATGGAGAGATCTCATTAAGCATCCATTGTTCTATAAGATGCACACAAATCGTCTCATCAATCATTCCGCAACATCAGCTTATTCTACTGATTCTGGTGAGTTCGGTTTTCTTGCCTTGGCTGAGAATAAAAAGTTCTACTATTTTGAATATTTTGGGAATCGTAAGAGACCCATAAGGATCAGTCTAACACCTCCAATTCAGTACTATGAATATACCTATGTTGGTTCGTTTAATGGTTTGATATGTCTAAGGGGGGTGGGAGAGAATATTTGTATTTATAACCCCATGACAAAAGAGTACGTTTTTCTTCCTCATCATAAGATCGATCTTAATCGGATTGATCAAAGGTGGTCTGGATTTGGTTATCTTCCTTCAACCAATGAGTACAAAGTTGTTTTAATGTATAAGGTGCCCAAATTTGTGGTAGTGATGGTGTACACACTTGGCAGTGGTAATGGTTGGAGAACCATTGGAGAATTCAAACTTAAATCTGACTATGTCTTCCGCGGAAATGGTGTCTTTGCGAATGGAGCTCTTTATTGGATGCATAGAGAAAAAAGGACTATTCTGGTATTTGATTTGGCTGATGAAATGTTTCGTGATCATCTTTCAACACCTCCTTTGCCAACAGACAGTTCATTAGGATCTTTCGGTGGATTTTTATTTTCTGCACATGGATGTTTCAATCAGGTCACTAAAAAGTACATGTGCTCTGAGTTATGGCTGTATAAAAAGAAGAATGATAACTATCACGCGAAAGAGCAAGACCAACACCAGTCGTTTGGATGGACTAAAGATTTAATGGCTGCAGCCAACATACCGTTGGTATTAAAGAAGAGTGGTTGGGTCTCAGTATTCCCTCATAAGAATACGTTTGTTTCCTTGGAAGATTTAGGAGAAGAAGGTGCACAAATAATGCAGCGTTGA
- the LOC113328119 gene encoding F-box/kelch-repeat protein At3g06240-like, with protein sequence MDNLNNLPAEIISDVLTCLPAETVLDCKLVSKTWRDLIKHPLFYKMHTNRLINHSATAAYSTDSGKLGFLALAQDKKLYYFEYVENHNKPIDNFKKISLTPPIQNYKYNYVGSFNGLICLRAVGENICMYNPMTKEYVFLPQPTINFYRIKQRWFGFGYLPSTGEYKVVLMYKVPKFVEVIVYTLGSGNGWRNIGQFKLEFNYVYEGHGVFVNGALHWMHNARARRMILVFDLADEKFCEHLSPPLVPIACNYLVLGVLGGFLFCADRHFCSVSRQYVSSDIWVYKKNNDNYSMKELDEHHSLGWSKVFTNVYSIPLAFTKSGDVLTYSLSFLSIYDAKSSTLKKISVPFKEQFCQISPHRNTFGSLKELGEGNAKTVESVKTKKRKSRDYA encoded by the coding sequence ATGGATAATTTAAACAATCTTCCGGCAGAGATCATATCGGATGTTCTTACTTGTTTACCGGCTGAAACAGTTCTGGATTGCAAATTGGTATCCAAGACATGGAGAGACCTCATTAAGCATCCACTGTTCTATAAGATGCACACAAATCGTCTCATCAATCATTCTGCAACAGCAGCTTATTCTACTGATTCCGGTAAGCTGGGTTTTCTTGCCTTGGCCCAGGATAAAAAGCTCTACTATTTTGAATATGTTGAGAATCATAATAAACCCATTGATAATTTCAAAAAGATCAGTCTAACACCTCCAATCCAGAACTATAAATATAACTATGTTGGTTCGTTTAATGGTTTGATATGTCTACGGGCTGTGGGAGAGAATATTTGTATGTATAACCCTATGACAAAAGAGTACGTTTTTCTTCCTCAACCTACGATTAATTTTTATCGGATTAAGCAAAGGTGGTTTGGATTTGGTTATCTGCCTTCAACCGGTGAGTACAAAGTTGTTTTAATGTATAAGGTGCCCAAGTTTGTAGAGGTTATTGTTTACACCCTTGGCAGTGGAAATGGCTGGAGAAACATTGGACAATTCAAGCTTGAATTTAACTATGTTTACGAAGGACATGGAGTCTTTGtgaatggagctcttcattggatGCACAATGCAAGAGCAAGAAGGATGATTCTGGTCTTTGATTTGGCTGATGAAAAATTTTGTGAGCATCTTTCACCACCTCTTGTGCCAATAGCGTGCAACTATTTAGTATTAGGAGTTTTGGGTGGGTTTTTATTCTGTGCAGATAGACATTTCTGCTCAGTTAGTAGACAGTACGTGTCTTCTGACATATGGGTATACAAAAAGAATAATGATAATTATTCCATGAAAGAGCTGGATGAACACCATTCACTGGGTTGGAGTAAAGTGTTTACTAATGTATATAGCATACCATTAGCATTTACGAAGAGCGGCGATGTCTTAACTTACAGTTTGAGCTTTCTCAGTATTTATGACGCAAAATCTTCTACCTTGAAAAAGATATCGGTGCCTTTTAAGGAGCAATTTTGTCAAATTTCCCCTCACAGGAATACGTTTGGTTCGTTGAAAGAACTAGGAGAAGGAAATGCAAAAACAGTGGAGTCAGTTAAAACTAAGAAGCGAAAAAGCCGTGATTATGCATGA
- the LOC113328117 gene encoding uncharacterized protein LOC113328117, which produces MVYTPGSRNGWRNIEKFYLKFDNLNNKPAGIFVNGALHWMHKKAEMILVFDLANETFVEHLAAPPLPTDGSLDFGVVGGVLFCAHRYFCSVTKQFSCYNIWLYKKKIDNYNMKEHQSLGWSLEFTAACHRPLAFTKSGDVLGYSSSLLEVYDPKTLTSKVLVEFKQLFCQVFAHKRSFVSLKDLGEESTKIMQSV; this is translated from the coding sequence ATGGTTTACACTCCTGGCAGCCGCAATGGTTGGAGAAACATTGAAAAATTCTATCTTAAATTTGATAATCTTAATAATAAACCTGCTGGAATATTTGTGAATGGAGCTCTTCACTGGATGCACAAAAAAGCAGAGATGATTCTGGTCTTCGATTTGGCTAATGAGACCTTTGTTGAACATCTTGCAGCACCTCCTTTGCCAACGGACGGTTCTTTAGATTTTGGAGTTGTGGGTGGGGTTTTATTTTGTGCGCATAGATATTTCTGTTCAGTCACTAAACAGTTCTCATGTTATAATATATGGCTATACAAAAAGAAGATAGATAATTATAATATGAAAGAACACCAGTCATTGGGTTGGAGCCTAGAGTTTACAGCTGCTTGTCACAGGCCGTTAGCATTTACTAAGAGTGGTGATGTCTTAGGTTACAGTTCCAGCCTTCTCGAGGTCTATGACCCAAAAACTTTAACCTCTAAAGTACTGGTGGAGTTTAAGCAACTATTTTGTCAAGTATTCGCTCACAAGAGAAGTTTTGTTTCTTTAAAAGACCTAGGGGAAGAAAGTACAAAAATAATGCAGTCAGTATAA